A genomic window from Rhodovastum atsumiense includes:
- a CDS encoding ABC transporter ATP-binding protein, with protein MPPPAPNAMTVTNLRKTFGKLEVLKGISLAAQEGDVISLLGASGSGKSTFLRCINLLETPDEGVVTVAGETIRMRRRADGKVEPADRRQVDRIRSELGMVFQNFNLWSHMTILENLIEAPVHVQKRPRAECIEEAHALLAKVGIGDKAGHYPAHLSGGQQQRAAIARALAMHPKVMLFDEPTSALDPELVGEVLRVMRSLAEEGRTMLVVTHEMGFARDVSSHVMFLHQGLVECEGPPSQLFGSGASERFRKFISRYLPRQD; from the coding sequence ATGCCGCCGCCTGCACCCAACGCGATGACCGTCACGAACCTGCGTAAGACCTTCGGCAAGCTGGAGGTCCTCAAAGGGATTTCGCTGGCGGCGCAGGAAGGGGATGTGATTTCGCTGCTTGGCGCGTCCGGGTCGGGCAAGAGCACCTTTCTGCGCTGCATCAACCTTCTGGAAACGCCGGACGAAGGCGTCGTCACGGTTGCGGGCGAAACAATCCGGATGCGTAGGCGCGCGGACGGCAAGGTGGAGCCTGCGGATCGCCGGCAGGTTGACCGCATCAGGTCCGAACTCGGCATGGTCTTTCAGAACTTCAATCTGTGGTCTCATATGACGATACTTGAGAACCTGATTGAAGCTCCGGTCCATGTGCAGAAAAGACCTCGCGCCGAATGCATAGAAGAGGCACATGCTCTGCTGGCGAAGGTTGGCATCGGTGACAAGGCCGGCCATTATCCGGCGCATCTTTCGGGGGGCCAGCAGCAACGGGCTGCGATCGCCCGGGCGCTCGCCATGCATCCGAAGGTCATGCTGTTCGACGAGCCGACTTCGGCGCTCGATCCTGAACTGGTGGGCGAGGTGCTGCGGGTGATGCGGTCTCTGGCGGAAGAAGGCCGTACGATGCTGGTCGTGACGCACGAAATGGGGTTCGCGCGCGACGTTTCCAGCCACGTCATGTTCCTGCACCAGGGCCTGGTCGAATGCGAGGGCCCCCCGTCGCAATTGTTCGGTTCGGGTGCGAGCGAACGATTCCGCAAATTCATTTCGCGGTATTTGCCTCGGCAAGACTAA
- a CDS encoding ABC transporter permease, with the protein MTPDFIAQTFARLISALPVTLEVWFLSIFFGGIIAVGVTWMRASRSTALAAVARGYIFVFRGSPLLIQLFVIYYGLPSLPFVRHSFLWPFLRDAFFCAVLSLALCTAAYTSEIFRGALAAVPRDQVEAARACGMSGFLLLRRIILPIAMRQALPAYATEVISMTKATALVSLVTLWDMMNVALKIRNDTLVTYTPLIIAGAIYFVLNLIIARFFAWLERRVSPHLRPRGH; encoded by the coding sequence ATGACTCCCGATTTCATTGCCCAGACATTCGCCAGGTTGATCTCCGCGCTGCCGGTCACGCTTGAAGTCTGGTTCCTGTCGATTTTCTTCGGAGGGATCATCGCGGTCGGCGTAACCTGGATGCGCGCGAGCAGATCAACCGCGCTGGCCGCTGTTGCCCGCGGCTACATATTCGTTTTTAGGGGATCGCCATTACTGATACAGCTTTTTGTGATCTATTATGGCCTGCCGTCGCTGCCGTTCGTGCGTCACAGCTTTCTTTGGCCGTTCCTGCGGGATGCGTTTTTTTGTGCCGTGCTGTCCCTGGCGCTGTGTACCGCGGCTTACACCAGCGAAATTTTCCGGGGCGCGCTGGCGGCCGTGCCGCGCGACCAAGTCGAAGCCGCCCGCGCATGTGGCATGTCCGGCTTCCTGTTGTTGAGGCGCATCATCCTGCCGATTGCCATGCGGCAGGCACTCCCGGCCTATGCCACCGAGGTCATCTCCATGACCAAGGCAACGGCGCTCGTGTCCCTGGTCACGCTCTGGGACATGATGAATGTCGCACTCAAGATCCGCAATGATACGCTCGTTACTTATACGCCTCTGATCATTGCCGGCGCCATCTATTTTGTCCTCAACCTCATCATCGCACGGTTCTTTGCCTGGCTGGAGCGCCGTGTGTCTCCCCATCTGAGGCCCCGGGGCCACTGA